The following proteins are encoded in a genomic region of Zea mays cultivar B73 chromosome 9, Zm-B73-REFERENCE-NAM-5.0, whole genome shotgun sequence:
- the LOC100283347 gene encoding uncharacterized protein LOC100283347 precursor, whose protein sequence is MATSTSVPVLLLLAAAAGLLLLPGSLAWQSSNCAPGAPGSGSPTWPSPGSGSGGGHSKPPKHHHGKPPKCPPCNPPYVPPTPRPSPPYVPPYVPPTPRPSPPYVPPYVPVPPTPRPSPPYVPPYVPVPPTPRPSPPYVPPYVPVPPTPRPSPPYVPPTPRPPTPPYVPPTPPYVPPTPRPSPPPYVPPYVPPTPRPSPPYVPPYVPPTPPAVRTCPIDTLKLNACVDVLSGLIHLVIGQEARSKCCPLVQGVADLDAALCLCTTIRARLLNINIYLPIALNLLITCGKHAPSGFQCPPLYD, encoded by the coding sequence ATGGCAACCTCCACCTCAGTTCCCGTCCTCCtgctcctcgccgccgccgccggcctcctCCTGCTCCCCGGCTCGCTGGCGTGGCAGAGCAGCAACTGTGCACCGGGCGCGCCCGGCAGTGGCTCGCCGACGTGGCCTTCACCCGGCTCCGGCTCCGGCGGCGGCCACAGCAAGCCGCCCAAGCACCACCATGGCAAGCCGCCCAAGTGCCCGCCGTGCAACCCTCCGTACGTGCCTCCGACGCCTCGGCCGTCACCGCCGTACGTGCCACCGTATGTCCcgccgacgcctcggccgtcACCGCCCTACGTGCCACCATACGTCCCCGTCCCGCCGACGCCTCGGCCCTCACCGCCGTACGTGCCACCATACGTCCCCGTCCCCCCGACGCCTCGGCCCTCACCGCCCTACGTGCCACCATACGTCCCCGTCCcgccgacgcctcggccgtcACCGCCGTACGTACCCCCGACGCCACGGCCGCCGACTCCGCCCTACGTTCCACCGACGCCGCCCTACGTCCcaccgacgcctcggccatcaccACCACCGTACGTGCCACCCTACGTCCccccgacgcctcggccatcaccACCCTACGTGCCACCGTACGTTCCGCCGACGCCGCCGGCGGTGCGGACGTGCCCGATCGACACGCTGAAGCTGAACGCGTGCGTGGACGTGCTGAGCGGGCTGATCCACCTGGTGATCGGGCAGGAGGCCAGGTCCAAGTGCTGCCCGCTGGTGCAGGGGGTGGCGGACCTGGACGCGGCGCTGTGCCTCTGCACCACCATCCGCGCGCGCCTGCTCAACATCAACATCTACCTCCCCATCGCGCTCAACCTGCTCATCACCTGCGGCAAGCACGCGCCGTCGGGCTTCCAGTGCCCGCCGCTCTACGACTGA
- the LOC110017794 gene encoding Ribonucleoside-diphosphate reductase large subunit has translation MYVVKRDGRQETVHFDKITARLKKLSYGLSQDHCDPVLVAQKVCAGVYKGVTTSQLDELAAETAAAMTASHPDYASLAARIAVSNLHKNTKKSFSETIKDMYMHFNKRSGLMAPLVAEDVYEIIMKNAARLDSEIIYDRDFDYDYFGFKTLERSYLLKLDGKVVERPQHMLMRVSLGIHKEDIESAIRTYHLMSQRWFTHASPTLFNAGTPRPQLSSCFLICMKDDSIEGIYETLKECAVISKSAGGIGVSVHNIRATGSYIRGTNGSSNGIVPMLRVFNDTARYVDQGGGKRKGAFAVYLEPWHADIFEFLDLRKNHGKEENRARDLFYALWVPDLFMQRVQNNGEWSLFCPNEAPGLADSWGEEFDNLYKKYESQGKAKKVVPAQTLWFDILKAQIETGTPYMLYKDTCNRKSNQQNLGTIKSSNLCTEIIEFTSPTETAVCNLASIALPRFVREKDVPLESHPSKLVGSSDSKNRYFDFEKLAEVTSTVTYNLNKIIDINYYPVETAKRSNMRHRPIGIGVQGLADTFILLGMPFDSPEAQQLNKDIFETIYYHALKASAELAAKEGPYETYEGSPVSKGILQPDMWDVVPSNRWNWPSLRETISKVGIRNSLLVAPMPTASTSQILGNNECFEPYTSNIYSRRVLSGEFVVVNKHLLHDLTEMGIWTPTLKNQIIYDDGSVQKIAEIPDDLKAIYKTVWEIKQKTLVDMAVDRGCYIDQSQSLNVHMEQANFGKLTSLHFHAWSKGLKTGMYYLRTRAAADAIKFTVDTTLLKENGNGVSDGKPAEEDVDAKMAQMVCSLNNREECLACGS, from the exons ATGTAcgtggtcaagagggacggccgccAGGAGACGGTGCACTTCGACAAGATCACGGCGCGCCTCAAGAAGCTCAGCTACGGCCTCAGCCAGGACCACTGCGACCCGGTGCTCGTCGCGCAGAAGGTCTGTGCGGGGGTCTACAAGGGCGTCACCACCAGCCAGCTCGACGAGCTCGCCGCCGAGACCGCCGCGGCCATGACCGCGTCCCACCCCGACTACGCCTCG CTGGCGGCGAGGATTGCTGTGTCGAACCTGCACAAGAACACAAAGAAGTCCTTCTCGGAGAC GATTAAGGACATGTACATGCACTTCAACAAGAGATCCGGGCTGATGGCCCCTCTTGTCGCTGAAGATGTTTATGAAATCATCATGAAG AATGCTGCTCGCTTGGACAGTGAGATAATTTATGATAGGGATTTCGACTACGACTACTTTGGCTTCAAAACTCTGGAGAGGTCTTACCTGTTGAAGCTTGATGGTAAGGTCGTTGAAAGGCCGCAGCACATGTTAATGAGGGTTTCACTGGGGATACACAAGGAAGACATCGAGTCTGCCATCAGGACGTACCATCTGATGTCCCAGCGCTGGTTTACTCATGCTTCACCGACGCTTTTCAATGCTGGCACGCCGAGGCCCCAA TTAAGCAGCTGTTTTCTTATATGCATGAAAGATGACAGCATTGAGGGAATCTATGAAACCCTGAAAGAGTGTGCTGTAATAAGCAAATCTGCTGGAGGAATTGGTGTCTCAGTTCATAATATCCGTGCTACTGGGAGTTATATTCGAGGAACAAATGGATCATCAAATGGAATTGTTCCTATGTTACGTGTCTTTAATGATACTGCTCGCTATGTTGATCAGGGTGGTGGCAAAAGAAAGG GTGCATTTGCTGTATACTTGGAGCCTTGGCATGCTGATATTTTTGAGTTCCTTGATCTGAGAAAGAACCATGGGAAG GAGGAAAATCGTGCAAGGGATCTTTTCTATGCGCTATGGGTTCCTGATTTATTCATGCAAAGAGTCCAGAATAATGGAGAATGGTCATTATTTTGCCCTAATGAAGCTCCAGGGTTGGCTGATTCCTGGGGTGAGGAGTTTGATAATTTGTACAAGAAATATGAGAGCCAA GGCAAGGCAAAGAAAGTTGTTCCGGCACAGACCCTTTGGTTTGACATTTTGAAGGCACAGATAGAGACTGGTACACCATATATGCTTTATAAG GATACTTGCAATAGGAAAAGTAACCAGCAGAATCTGGGCACAATTAAATCGTCAAACCTGTGCACTGAAATAATTGAGTTTACAAGCCCTACTGAGACCGCTGTCTGCAACCTAGCATCTATTGCTTTACCTCGTTTTGTTCGGGAAAAG GATGTTCCGTTGGAGTCCCATCCATCTAAGCTTGTGGGTAGCAGTGATTCAAAAAATAGATATTTTGATTTTGAGAAGCTAGCTGAG GTTACCTCAACTGTTACTTACAATCTTAACAAAATTATCGATATTAATTACTATCCTGTTGAGACAGCAAAGAGGTCAAACATGCGTCACAGGCCAATTGGCATAGGTGTTCAAGGCCTGGCAGATACTTTCATATTACTGGGCATGCCGTTTGATTCACCAGAG GCTCAACAGTTGAATAAGGATATATTCGAAACTATCTACTATCATGCTCTGAAAGCTTCTGCTGAACTTGCTGCTAAAGAAGGTCCCTATGAAACATATGAAGGGAGCCCTGTCAGCAAG GGCATTCTCCAACCTGACATGTGGGATGTAGTGCCATCTAACAGATGGAACTGGCCATCTCTAAGGGAGACCATTTCAAAAGTTGGGATAAGAAATTCTCTTCTTGTTGCTCCAATGCCCACTGCTTCCACTAGTCAGATTCTTGGCAACAATGAGTGTTTTGAACCCTACACGTCTAATATATACAGTCGACGTGTTCTAAG TGGGGAATTTGTTGTGGTCAACAAGCATCTTCTTCATGATCTGACTGAAATGGGCATTTGGACTCCTACTTTGAAAAACCAGATAATATACGACGACGGTTCTGTCCAGAAGATAGCAGAAATCCCGGACGATCTTAAAGCAATCTACAA AACTGTTTGGGAGATCAAGCAGAAAACTTTAGTTGACATGGCGGTCGACCGCGGATGCTACATCGACCAAAGCCAGAGCCTCAATGTCCACATGGAGCAAGCAAACTTTGGGAAGCTGACGTCTCTTCACTTCCATGCTTGGTCCAAG GGCCTGAAAACTGGAATGTACTATCTACGCACACGAGCTGCTGCTGATGCGATCAAGTTCACAGTGGATACCACGCTTCTGAAGGAGAATGGGAACGGG GTTAGCGATGGAAAGCCCGCGGAGGAAGACGTAGACGCTAAAATGGCACAGATGGTCTGTTCTTTGAACAACCGGGAAGAGTGCCTGGCGTGTGGAAGCTAG